A DNA window from Ctenopharyngodon idella isolate HZGC_01 chromosome 8, HZGC01, whole genome shotgun sequence contains the following coding sequences:
- the tlr9 gene encoding toll-like receptor 9, whose protein sequence is MYKLFPCYSIKVILSVQLGRIKIGPPANLCCIPILLFAVALSQGFAKFLRETELDIPHLTTQVHCAYPESLSGVNVLSIDLRSCQEIFGGFALLCTLLLTLAATIIPLLKHLYGWDLWYCIQILWTGHRGHTPANGNMTDDQYDAFVVFDTSNKAVRDWIYKEMIVRLENRGRWRFRLCLEERDWLPGVSCIENLHKAVYSSRKTVFVLTSPSGYSQSSGVVRQAFLLVQQRLLDEKVDVAVLVLLDFLFPKFKYLQMRKRLCKKSVLSWPKNPRVQPLFWNNLRVALVSDNVKAYNKNVTESFF, encoded by the coding sequence ATGTACAAGCTCTTCCCTTGTTATTCCATAAAGGTCATACTTTCTGTCCAGCTGGGCAGAATAAAAATAGGTCCTCCTGCAAACTTGTGCTGCATTCCAATCCTTTTATTTGCAGTTGCGTTATCTCAGGGGTTTGCTAAATTTCTCAGAGAAACTGAATTGGATATCCCACATCTCACCACACAGGTTCACTGTGCTTACCCAGAGTCATTGTCTGGTGTGAACGTTCTCTCGATTGACCTTCGCTCATGCCAGGAGATATTTGGGGGATTCGCTTTACTCTGTACTTTATTGTTGACATTGGCAGCAACCATCATTCCCCTCCTGAAGCATCTCTACGGTTGGGACCTGTGGTATTGCATCCAGATTCTGTGGACTGGACACAGAGGACACACTCCAGCTAATGGTAACATGACCGATGACCAGTATGATGCATTTGTGGTCTTTGATACAAGTAACAAGGCAGTCAGAGATTGGATCTACAAGGAAATGATTGTGAGATTGGAGAACAGGGGGAGATGGCGCTTTCGACTTTGTCTAGAGGAACGTGACTGGTTGCCTGGAGTATCGTGCATAGAGAATCTCCACAAGGCAGTTTACAGCAGCAGAAAGACGGTGTTCGTATTGACTAGCCCTAGTGGCTATTCTCAATCAAGTGGGGTGGTCCGACAAGCCTTCCTCCTGGTTCAGCAGCGGCTTCTTGATGAGAAAGTGGATGTTGCAGTTCTTGTTTTGCTAGACTTCCTATTCCCCAAGTTCAAATACCTTCAGATGAGGAAACGGCTCTGCAAAAAGTCAGTCTTATCCTGGCCCAAGAACCCACGAGTGCAGCCGCTCTTCTGGAATAACTTGCGTGTCGCTCTTGTCTCCGACAATGTCAAAGCCTACAACAAAAATGTCACAGAGAGCTTCTTCTAA